The DNA region GAGAGTAGGCACGAGACGCGAGGCGACGGGGCTAGAGGCACGGACTCGGAGGGTTTCTTAAGAGCCCCGGACCCCGCGCCTGACGTAAGTTATGCAGCCGACCGAGCGGACCAGACAGACCGAGAAGGACCTCCTCAAGGAGCTGACCAGGGACCCGGGGGCCAAGGGGCAGCCGAAATTCGACCTGGTGCTGGCCTCCTTCCAACGCCTTCTCCGCCGCGGGGCCATCACCAACCTCGGCAAGATGATGGGCCGCATGCACCCGGCCGACGTGGCCAAGGTGATCGCGCACCTGTCCTCGGCCAAGGAGAAGCGCACGGTCTTTGAGCTGGTGCGGGGAGAAGCGGTGCGGGGGCAGGTTCTGAGCGAGCTGGACGCCGACAGCATCCAGCAGGTGCTGGCGGACATGCCGGCGACCGACGTCGCGCCCCTCATGAAGGACCTGCCCACGGACGACAGCGCCTATATCCTGGGCCTCCTGCCGGAGGAACAGGCCAAGGAGATCCTGACGCTGCTGAAGACGGAGGACTCCACCGAGATCGCCGACCTGCTCAAGTACCCCAAGGACACGGCCGGCGCGATCATGACGACGGAGTTCTTCTCGCTGCCGGAGGACGCGACCGCCCAGGAAGCCATCCGGCGCCTGCAGCAGGCGAGTGACGCGGAGATGGTGTTCTACATCTACGTGACCGACAAGGACGACCACCTGGTCGGCGTCCTCTCCCTCCGGCAGCTCCTCACGGTGCCGCCCTCCACGCCGCTCAAGAACATCATGACCACCGACGTGCTCAGCGTGGCCGTGGACATGGACCAGGAAGAGGTGGCGCGCCAGGTGGCGCGGTACAACCTGCTGGCGATCCCCGTCGTCGAGAAGGACAACACGTTGGTGGGCATCGTCACGGTGGACGACGTCGTGGACGTCATCCGCGAGGAGGCCACCGAGGACATGCTGAAGATGGCCGGCGCGACCGAGGAGGACGTGATCCTGAAGGCCTCCAGCCTGGATTCCGCCCGCCGGCGCCTGCCCTGGCTTTTCACCAACCTGGTGGGCAGCCTCGTTTCCGGCTGGGTCCTCTGGCTCTTCCGGTTCACGATTCAGGAGGTCGTCGCGATCGTGAGCTTCATCCCGGTCATCGCCGCGATGGGGGGCAACGTGGGGCTGCAATCCTCCACGCTGATCATCCGGGGGCTGGCCACCGGCGGGATCGAGCTCTCCGACGTGTGGAAGGTCTTCTTCCGCGAAGTCCGGATCGGCCTGCTGCTCGGCGTGGCCTGCGCCGCGCTGCTGACGGCCACGGGCTGGATCTGGCACGGGCGGCCGTTCCTGGGCATGGTCGTGGGGGCCTCGATCATGATCGCGTTCCTGGTCTCCACCAGCATGGCCACGATCATGCCGGTGGTCCTCAAACGGGTCGGCGTGGACCCGGCCGTGGCGGCCGGCCCGTTCGTCACGACCGCCAACGACATCACCGGCATCACCATCTACCTCGCCCTCGCCACGGTCCTGTTGGAATACCTCAAGTGATGGCGGCGGGCCGCACCGCCGCGGTCTGGGTCCTCGCGGGGCTGCTCGGCCTCGCCCCGACCGGGCAGAAGGCCGGAGCTTCGCCGAAAGACCGAGCGCCGGGCGAGCGCACCGTTTCGTTCGCGCTGGACGCGCCGGCCACGGTCGGCGGAGAGGAACGACGCAGGACGACGCTGACCATCTCGTTCACGGGAGAGCGGGACGGGCAGGAGGAGATCGTCGCGCTCGTCGAAGGGACGCTGCTCGCGCGCATGATGGTCCCGATGGAGAGGGGCTCAGGGCCCGCTGCCTGGCAGATCAGCCTCCGGTTGGATCCCCCCGCGGTCCGAAGCGGCCAGGTCCCGGCGGGAGATGCTGCGTCCGGTGACCAGGCTCACCTGTTCCATCGCCTCGACATCTCCTTCGCCAGGATCAAGGGGATGGGGCTGGTCCCGCTCCTCAAGCGCTCGGTCTATCTCAACCTGGAGCCGCGACCGGAGCGGAAACCGGGGAGTCCGCCGAGCGAGTCTCCTCCGACTGAGCCCGAGCCTCCCAAGCCTGCCACGGCCGAACCTTCCGCCGAATCCCCGCCCCTGCCGGGCATCGAGCGGCCTTCGGTCGCCCCGGTCCTGGACGAGGTCGTGGCTGAGACGGAAATCGCCGTGCCCAAACCCAAGCCGGTCAGTCCCGACTATTGGGAGGAGCTGACCCAGCGGATCACGGCCAAGTTCGGGCAGCGGCTGGGCTCCCGTCCGGCGGCTGCACGCCCGCGCGTGCAATTCCGGCTCTACTGGGACGGGGTGCCGCAGGTCATTTTCCTCGAGCGGACTTCTGGCAGTCCCTTGGCGGATCAGGCCGGATTGGACAGTGTCATGGACGCCCAGCCCTTTCCGCCTTTTCCGCCGACCGTGACCGGACCCTTCGTGGACGTGCACGTGGATTTCGCAAAGGCGCCCAAACCCTCACGCCCCCGCGCCAAGCGATGACGAAGCCATGCCGCTGCTGAAGACGCCCGCCGTCACGCTCAAGAGCCGTAAGTGGGGGGAAGCCGACCGGATCGTCACCTTCTACACGCTCCGGTTCGGCAAGCTCCGCGGCGTCGCCCGCGGCGCGAGGCGGGTCAAGAGCCGTTTCGGGAGCGCGCTGGAGCCCTTCGTCCATTGCGACCTCAACCTGTTCGAGAAACCCCACGATCCGCTGCATCGGATCACCCAGGCGGACATCCGGGAGAGCTTCGTCCCGCTTCGCGAGGATCTGGCGCTGATGGCCGGGGCCGCGCGCCTGGCCAACCTCGTGGCCGCGATCACGGCGGAGGGCGATCCGGGACCGCGCATCTTCGACACGCTGTTGGCCGGGCTCCGGGTCCTGCAGGGCGGGGAGGAACCGGGCCTCACGGCGCTCCTGTTTCAGATCAAGCTGCTGGGGCTGACCGGCTTCCGGCCGCAGGTGGACCACTGCGCGGCCTGCGGGGAGCCGGTGGCGCAGGGGCGCGGGACCGGCGGCCGGTTCTCCCCGCAGGCCGGCGGGCTGGTGTGCGAAGCCTGTGCCGGCCGCCATCCGGACCGTTGCCTGCCCCTGTCGTCGGGGAGCCTGGCTTTTCTCCAGCAGGCGCTCCGCTTGCCGCCCTCGGTGGTCACCCGCCTCAAGGCCACCGGCCTCGTCCGCCAGGAGCTGGAACAGGCGCTCGAAGGCTACGTGACCGTCGTCGCCGGCAAGCGCCTCCCGCCCGTGGACTTCCTGGCCGCGGCCGAGCACGAGTCGGCCTACGGTCCGTCCAGGTAAAAGGCTCTCAGATGTAGAGGAGTTGGTTCGCCATCTCCTCGGCCGTGAGCAGGTTGAGGAGCTTTAGGACGCGCTTGGCCAATTCTGACGAAGATGCCCGCCGATTCGCGATGATGATGCCGGCATGGGATCGCTGTTCGGTCAGTGCCGTGCGATGGAGGGACTCGAAGTCGCACCGATTGTGCGTCAGGATCGCGCGCCGTTCATTGGTGGCGAAGGCGAGCTGCGAGGCATCGGACTGGCCGAGGCGGCTCGCATCCCTAGTGGTCAGCACGTCGAACCCGCGGGCGCGCAGGTACTCCCCGACGATGACCGAGACATCTTCGTCGAGATAGAGTCTGATGAGCGGATGATCCGGCGTCACCGCAGACGCGAATCAATCATCTGGTCGGGGACGCGATTACGGAGGATATCGGCGTCAACCTTGTCGCGGTGGTCGAGGTAAAAGCTGAGGGCGTCGAAGACCTGAGCCAGGGTCAAGTGAGGAAGTTGCGTGACAATCTCTTCGGGGGCGACGCCGAATTTCCACATCTCGGCGATAGCCCGGACCGGCGTCCTAGTGCCTTTGATGATGGGGGCGCCATGCAGGATGGCCGAATCGCTGACGATGTAGGGATGAGCCGTCGCGGTCGTCATGCCGCCACCATTCCTCTTGGGGCAGAGGGTACAAAGGGACGTGAGAAAAGTCAATTCGCCTCAGGGCTTCCTTCTGCACGGGGAGCGGGGCAGGGCGGTCTGGCGGAGCAACGCGACCTCGTCGGCGGTGAGCCGGTACGCCTTCAGGATCAACTCGTCCACCTCCCGTTCCAACCGTAGCGCCTCCACCCGATTCGCCCGCAGCCTCGCCGCCTCCTGCTCGAAGGTCTGGCGCAGGTGCTCGAGCGTGGCCGGGGTGGCGCGCTTCAAGCGCTTTCCCAGAGAGTGTCGGCGACTTCGCGGGATGGCCTTCGAGATGTACACACAACATACTGTGGTTGATCTTCCCAAGATATTCTATATGCTGTTGACAGGCCCCTTGAACTTGATTATATATGGCTCCGATATGGTGCTAGAGTGATGCCACTCTGGCGCCATTCCTGACGGATTCTCGAACGTGGCTATGTCGCCGATGGCCTTGGAGCTTTTGCCCGCAAGGGTCAGAATGAAATACGAAGTAGCTGAGCGGCACCACGCTTGCGCCATACTCAAAACGGACTTCCCGAACGAATGGAAAGACTTGCTCGATGCCCTGGATCACATCCGATTGCCAAAAAGCCAGATCCTGACTCCAGGGGGAAGTAAGTCACCGATCAGTCATGCGATCAACGGGTTTTTTGCAAGGCGGGGATGGCAA from Nitrospirota bacterium includes:
- a CDS encoding BglII/BstYI family type II restriction endonuclease, encoding MKYEVAERHHACAILKTDFPNEWKDLLDALDHIRLPKSQILTPGGSKSPISHAINGFFARRGWQERSFKIQVTVDDCKLPPI
- a CDS encoding DUF433 domain-containing protein, producing the protein MTTATAHPYIVSDSAILHGAPIIKGTRTPVRAIAEMWKFGVAPEEIVTQLPHLTLAQVFDALSFYLDHRDKVDADILRNRVPDQMIDSRLR
- a CDS encoding TonB C-terminal domain-containing protein; protein product: MAAGRTAAVWVLAGLLGLAPTGQKAGASPKDRAPGERTVSFALDAPATVGGEERRRTTLTISFTGERDGQEEIVALVEGTLLARMMVPMERGSGPAAWQISLRLDPPAVRSGQVPAGDAASGDQAHLFHRLDISFARIKGMGLVPLLKRSVYLNLEPRPERKPGSPPSESPPTEPEPPKPATAEPSAESPPLPGIERPSVAPVLDEVVAETEIAVPKPKPVSPDYWEELTQRITAKFGQRLGSRPAAARPRVQFRLYWDGVPQVIFLERTSGSPLADQAGLDSVMDAQPFPPFPPTVTGPFVDVHVDFAKAPKPSRPRAKR
- the recO gene encoding DNA repair protein RecO — translated: MPLLKTPAVTLKSRKWGEADRIVTFYTLRFGKLRGVARGARRVKSRFGSALEPFVHCDLNLFEKPHDPLHRITQADIRESFVPLREDLALMAGAARLANLVAAITAEGDPGPRIFDTLLAGLRVLQGGEEPGLTALLFQIKLLGLTGFRPQVDHCAACGEPVAQGRGTGGRFSPQAGGLVCEACAGRHPDRCLPLSSGSLAFLQQALRLPPSVVTRLKATGLVRQELEQALEGYVTVVAGKRLPPVDFLAAAEHESAYGPSR
- the mgtE gene encoding magnesium transporter gives rise to the protein MQPTERTRQTEKDLLKELTRDPGAKGQPKFDLVLASFQRLLRRGAITNLGKMMGRMHPADVAKVIAHLSSAKEKRTVFELVRGEAVRGQVLSELDADSIQQVLADMPATDVAPLMKDLPTDDSAYILGLLPEEQAKEILTLLKTEDSTEIADLLKYPKDTAGAIMTTEFFSLPEDATAQEAIRRLQQASDAEMVFYIYVTDKDDHLVGVLSLRQLLTVPPSTPLKNIMTTDVLSVAVDMDQEEVARQVARYNLLAIPVVEKDNTLVGIVTVDDVVDVIREEATEDMLKMAGATEEDVILKASSLDSARRRLPWLFTNLVGSLVSGWVLWLFRFTIQEVVAIVSFIPVIAAMGGNVGLQSSTLIIRGLATGGIELSDVWKVFFREVRIGLLLGVACAALLTATGWIWHGRPFLGMVVGASIMIAFLVSTSMATIMPVVLKRVGVDPAVAAGPFVTTANDITGITIYLALATVLLEYLK
- a CDS encoding DUF5615 family PIN-like protein; the protein is MTPDHPLIRLYLDEDVSVIVGEYLRARGFDVLTTRDASRLGQSDASQLAFATNERRAILTHNRCDFESLHRTALTEQRSHAGIIIANRRASSSELAKRVLKLLNLLTAEEMANQLLYI